Proteins from a genomic interval of Terriglobia bacterium:
- a CDS encoding succinate dehydrogenase: protein MAASVSSPAAATADRVAAGVPALRAGQGNSFLWRRLHSLSGIFPIGFFLLEHFFSNAFATNGGAAYNENVKFLTGLPFVLALEVCFIYIPIAYHALYGIWIWWRGESNVGDYPWLGNWMYTLQRYTGIVAMFYIGYHTWTMRFSGAHIITHSELAYAKVWAELQNPWMVVIYCVGLAAASCHFAYGIWLFAAKWGFIVGEQGRKKFGYVCLVIGLAMTAMAAGSVYAFISTPEGQVPSMQEFRQLQHSSTSYVLPAVNS, encoded by the coding sequence GTGGCAGCATCGGTCAGTTCTCCCGCAGCAGCAACCGCGGACAGGGTCGCAGCAGGCGTTCCGGCGCTGCGGGCAGGCCAGGGCAATTCATTTCTCTGGCGCCGCCTGCATTCACTGAGCGGCATTTTCCCGATCGGCTTCTTCCTCCTGGAACATTTCTTCTCCAACGCCTTCGCCACCAACGGCGGCGCCGCTTACAACGAAAACGTGAAGTTCCTCACCGGCCTGCCCTTCGTGCTGGCGCTGGAAGTCTGCTTCATCTACATCCCGATTGCCTACCACGCGTTGTACGGAATCTGGATCTGGTGGCGCGGCGAATCCAACGTCGGCGACTATCCCTGGCTGGGCAACTGGATGTACACGCTGCAGCGCTATACCGGGATCGTGGCCATGTTTTACATCGGCTACCACACCTGGACCATGCGCTTCAGTGGGGCGCACATCATTACCCATTCCGAGCTCGCCTACGCCAAGGTCTGGGCCGAACTGCAAAATCCCTGGATGGTGGTGATCTATTGCGTCGGGCTGGCCGCCGCCTCGTGCCACTTCGCGTATGGCATATGGCTGTTTGCAGCCAAGTGGGGATTCATCGTGGGCGAACAAGGCCGGAAAAAGTTTGGCTATGTATGCCTGGTGATTGGCCTGGCAATGACCGCCATGGCCGCCGGCTCGGTGTATGCATTCATCAGCACGCCGGAAGGGCAGGTGCCGAGCATGCAGGAGTTCCGGCAACTGCAACATTCGTCGACGTCGTATGTCCTACCAGCAGTCAATTCATGA
- the rdgB gene encoding RdgB/HAM1 family non-canonical purine NTP pyrophosphatase: MRRVLIATSNAGKLRDFAAAAAAHEIEIAPLPDFDKLPEVVEDGATFDANARKKAEHYSHWFSSALVLADDSGLAVDALGGAPGVRSARYAARGGEMDSSDAANNRRLLRELESVPDAERTAQFVCAIAAARDGRTLATFHGAARGQMLREPRGSGGFGYDPLFYFPSLGKTFAELTTEEKAAVSHRGAAFRKFLAWYETSAAENAI, encoded by the coding sequence ATGCGCCGCGTCCTGATCGCCACCTCCAATGCCGGCAAGTTGCGGGATTTCGCCGCCGCCGCCGCGGCGCACGAGATCGAGATCGCGCCCCTGCCCGATTTCGACAAATTGCCCGAGGTTGTGGAAGACGGCGCAACCTTCGACGCCAACGCGCGCAAGAAAGCCGAGCACTACAGCCACTGGTTTTCGAGCGCACTGGTATTGGCCGACGATTCGGGCCTGGCGGTGGACGCGCTGGGCGGCGCACCCGGGGTGCGGTCGGCCCGCTATGCCGCCCGCGGCGGCGAGATGGATTCCTCCGATGCCGCCAACAACCGGCGGCTGCTGCGCGAACTGGAATCGGTCCCCGACGCAGAACGCACGGCGCAGTTCGTGTGCGCCATCGCCGCCGCACGCGACGGGCGAACGCTGGCGACATTCCACGGCGCGGCGCGGGGACAGATGCTCCGTGAACCGCGGGGCAGTGGAGGCTTCGGCTACGATCCGCTTTTCTACTTCCCTTCTCTGGGGAAAACTTTTGCCGAGCTCACGACGGAAGAAAAGGCCGCGGTCAGTCACCGCGGCGCGGCGTTTCGCAAGTTTCTTGCGTGGTATGAAACGAGCGCAGCAGAAAACGCTATTTGA
- a CDS encoding PilZ domain-containing protein has translation MPDNALGLLRSRKYNPVIVDCDQMDADGELLRSLRESPANRDSIALGIISGDDGVSDAFALGANLVIRKPVDAEEAGRILRTARSLVTRMRRRFLRHVLHTLAYVHVDGLRDAPMLLDIGEGGIALQALDPLEERRAFSIHFSLPGDPEEFEAVAAAVWNDSSGRAGLRFLGLPVAARERLKEWLEVHGAAGPADVSPDDVPPWTEDHVHLPVQLTPAAHAVCGAAVDLVIVAAAVGVFGLVSWAITAEVPPAPAGRYAAMLLGCACWLLYRYVFFGGLSMTPGGHVVAAIADRVLAWLYNRQRYRYP, from the coding sequence GTGCCCGACAACGCTCTGGGCCTGCTCCGGAGCCGCAAGTACAACCCGGTCATCGTGGATTGCGACCAGATGGATGCCGACGGCGAACTGCTCCGCAGCTTGCGCGAGTCTCCGGCGAACCGGGACTCGATTGCGCTGGGCATCATCAGTGGCGACGACGGCGTCAGCGACGCCTTTGCTCTCGGGGCCAACCTCGTCATCCGCAAGCCCGTAGATGCGGAGGAAGCCGGCCGCATCCTGCGCACGGCGCGCTCCCTGGTGACCAGAATGCGCCGCCGTTTTCTGCGTCACGTGTTGCATACCCTGGCGTACGTCCACGTGGACGGCCTGCGCGATGCTCCCATGCTGCTCGACATCGGCGAGGGCGGAATCGCCCTGCAGGCGCTGGATCCACTGGAGGAGCGGCGCGCATTTTCCATTCACTTTTCCCTGCCCGGCGATCCCGAGGAATTTGAGGCGGTCGCCGCCGCGGTTTGGAACGACAGCTCCGGACGCGCCGGCCTGCGCTTCCTGGGCTTGCCGGTGGCGGCCCGCGAGCGGTTGAAAGAATGGCTTGAGGTTCATGGAGCAGCCGGGCCGGCCGATGTCTCGCCCGACGACGTTCCGCCATGGACCGAGGATCACGTGCACCTGCCGGTGCAGCTTACGCCCGCCGCCCACGCGGTTTGCGGGGCTGCGGTGGACCTGGTGATTGTCGCCGCCGCGGTCGGCGTCTTCGGCTTGGTTTCGTGGGCGATCACCGCGGAAGTTCCACCGGCTCCCGCCGGTAGGTACGCGGCCATGCTTCTTGGCTGTGCCTGCTGGCTGCTCTACCGATACGTCTTTTTCGGCGGGCTCAGCATGACACCCGGCGGCCATGTCGTCGCTGCCATCGCCGATCGCGTCCTGGCCTGGCTGTACAACCGCCAGCGATACCGCTATCCCTAG
- a CDS encoding glycosyltransferase family 39 protein, whose protein sequence is MIVEPYVREQRDAVSVFAPATRRRSPAFYRIVLLATVALATAYTAWCMPRRGWVAHDEGALGESAIRVMAGELPHRDFTEIYTGGLAYLDAAAFRAFGVSTMTTRWVLFAFVVPAIAAMFYVLTHYVAPITAGACTLVAVAWSFPNYTAAMPSWYNLVFAIFAIAAMLRFIESGNRGWLLVAGLCAGLSVLAKLSGLYLLVGILLFLVFDEQSTPGAPRETTDRRYTVVLGAGLLAFLGLLLRTVHRVTGAAVIYHFFLPHAAVAALLIAHDPRTGPLADRFRKISRSWFPVLAGVAIPVALFLYAMRGALHELFYGVFVLPQERFLTTTTRVPPVLPAAAAAIPLIAVLAAAVFRRSRISLFSSALLAVALLPALVKAPGDTIAYRMGTYPLWMLATPVVLIGCLTVFWRRRTVPAGDVRKAVLVLCVLAACVLIQFPFSTIIYFCYVAPLVMFAVIGVLRLLPRMPHPGVAGALLAFYCLHAVLLFAPTGLHFKDNVYAPEGMLPLELERSGGVWIRSDWRDKYLKALGLLREHASGGYTYCALDCPDVYFFSGLRNPTPILFDQFDDARGRNERILSALERHSVTAIVLQRSLFQREVQDDLAEQLKRRYPKAQQFGTMQVRWR, encoded by the coding sequence ATGATTGTTGAGCCATACGTGCGCGAACAGCGGGACGCTGTGAGCGTGTTTGCGCCTGCCACGCGGCGCCGGTCCCCGGCGTTCTACCGGATAGTGCTGCTGGCAACCGTGGCTCTCGCTACCGCCTACACCGCATGGTGCATGCCAAGGCGCGGGTGGGTGGCGCACGACGAAGGCGCCCTGGGCGAGAGCGCCATCCGGGTGATGGCTGGCGAACTGCCACACCGCGATTTCACCGAGATCTATACCGGCGGGCTGGCCTACCTGGACGCGGCAGCGTTCCGCGCCTTCGGCGTAAGCACGATGACCACGCGGTGGGTGCTGTTCGCGTTCGTGGTGCCCGCGATTGCCGCCATGTTTTATGTGCTGACGCACTATGTGGCGCCCATCACAGCCGGCGCATGCACTCTCGTAGCCGTTGCCTGGAGTTTCCCAAACTACACGGCCGCAATGCCGAGTTGGTACAACCTCGTATTCGCCATTTTCGCCATCGCAGCCATGTTGCGATTCATCGAGTCCGGAAACCGCGGGTGGCTCCTGGTGGCCGGGCTGTGTGCGGGATTGTCCGTTCTCGCGAAACTCTCGGGTTTGTATTTGCTCGTCGGCATCCTTCTCTTCCTGGTTTTCGATGAGCAATCCACGCCTGGGGCGCCACGGGAGACCACGGACCGCCGCTATACCGTCGTTCTCGGCGCCGGATTGCTCGCCTTTCTCGGCCTGTTGTTGAGGACCGTGCATCGCGTTACCGGCGCCGCTGTCATCTACCACTTTTTCCTGCCGCACGCGGCGGTCGCCGCGTTGCTCATTGCACATGACCCGAGGACTGGCCCGCTGGCAGACCGCTTCAGAAAAATCTCGCGGTCGTGGTTTCCGGTTTTGGCCGGCGTAGCGATTCCCGTTGCGCTCTTCCTCTACGCAATGCGCGGCGCACTCCACGAATTGTTTTATGGTGTTTTCGTTCTGCCGCAGGAGCGTTTCCTCACCACAACGACGCGGGTGCCGCCCGTGTTGCCGGCCGCCGCCGCGGCCATTCCGTTAATCGCCGTGCTCGCCGCCGCCGTGTTTCGCCGATCACGCATCTCGTTGTTCTCTTCTGCGCTGCTCGCCGTGGCGCTGTTGCCCGCCTTGGTGAAAGCGCCGGGCGACACGATTGCTTATCGCATGGGAACTTATCCGCTTTGGATGCTGGCCACCCCGGTTGTCCTGATTGGCTGCCTAACCGTCTTTTGGCGTCGCAGGACCGTTCCCGCCGGTGATGTGCGCAAGGCGGTTCTTGTCCTCTGTGTCCTCGCCGCTTGCGTACTCATTCAGTTCCCGTTTTCAACGATCATTTACTTCTGTTACGTCGCGCCGCTGGTAATGTTCGCGGTTATCGGTGTCCTGCGCCTGTTGCCACGCATGCCGCACCCGGGTGTCGCCGGCGCGCTGCTCGCGTTTTATTGCCTGCACGCGGTCCTTCTATTCGCCCCCACCGGGTTACATTTCAAGGATAACGTCTACGCACCCGAAGGCATGCTACCGCTTGAATTGGAACGCTCTGGCGGCGTGTGGATTCGCAGCGATTGGCGGGACAAGTACCTCAAGGCCCTCGGCTTGCTTCGCGAGCACGCCAGCGGTGGTTACACCTATTGCGCCTTGGATTGCCCGGATGTTTATTTCTTTTCCGGACTTCGCAATCCGACGCCAATACTATTCGACCAGTTTGACGATGCGCGCGGGCGTAACGAACGCATTTTGAGCGCGCTCGAACGGCACTCGGTGACGGCCATTGTGCTCCAACGGTCTTTGTTTCAGAGAGAAGTGCAGGACGATCTGGCGGAACAACTGAAACGCCGGTATCCCAAGGCGCAGCAGTTTGGGACGATGCAGGTGAGGTGGAGATGA
- a CDS encoding class I SAM-dependent methyltransferase, protein MRIQQVMEWTPVYRAWIAPFADAKLSPLLKNNDLTRVRRVLDVGCGPGTDTHLFAHCNYLGVDRNRSNIESARRRFNRNFVIADVTAYEVPAGERFDFVLANSLLHHIDDAGVHTLLSRLSTLMADDGHVHIIDLVLPEERGLPRLMARLDRGDYPRRLERWNEIFTQHFEPLLLESFPVGLGGVAIWNMLYFKGKRKS, encoded by the coding sequence ATGAGAATCCAGCAGGTGATGGAGTGGACGCCGGTGTACCGCGCGTGGATCGCGCCCTTCGCCGACGCCAAGCTCTCCCCGCTGCTCAAGAATAATGATCTCACGCGCGTGCGCCGCGTGCTGGATGTCGGTTGCGGACCCGGCACAGACACTCACCTCTTCGCACACTGCAACTACCTGGGCGTTGATAGGAACCGCTCCAACATCGAGAGTGCACGCCGCCGCTTCAACCGGAACTTTGTGATCGCTGACGTCACGGCGTATGAAGTTCCTGCGGGTGAGCGGTTCGATTTCGTGCTTGCCAACAGCCTGTTGCACCATATCGACGATGCCGGAGTCCATACCCTGCTCAGCCGGCTGTCCACCCTGATGGCCGACGACGGCCACGTCCACATCATCGATTTGGTGTTACCGGAGGAGCGTGGCCTCCCTCGCCTGATGGCGCGCCTGGACCGCGGTGACTATCCGCGGCGGTTAGAGCGCTGGAACGAAATCTTCACCCAGCACTTTGAGCCGCTCCTGTTGGAGTCGTTCCCGGTCGGGCTGGGCGGGGTGGCGATTTGGAACATGCTGTACTTCAAAGGAAAACGAAAATCATGA
- a CDS encoding glycosyltransferase family 2 protein — MITQFRLSVVAPLHNEEANIPELLRRTKDMLDQIAGGPHELVLVDDGSRDGTLELLRAAARDDSRITVISLSRNFGHQAALTAALDHVTGDAAVIMDGDLQDPPECIPQLLERFHAGYDVVYAQRVKRKEPFYLRWCYALFYRLAAQVAEVELPLDAGDFGLMSRRVLDHLRRLREHHRYLRGLRSWVGFRQIGVSVERGERNAGTSNYTAWKLFKLASDGLLAFSVVPIRAAALLGGVAVALAVLFTLYNVVARLATWQVPRGFTALTVLITFLSGVNLVFLGIIGEYVGRIYEEVKARPIYVVSELISSALQVARAAGQSS, encoded by the coding sequence ATGATCACTCAATTCCGCCTCTCCGTTGTGGCCCCGCTCCACAATGAGGAGGCGAACATTCCGGAACTATTGCGGCGCACCAAGGACATGCTCGACCAGATTGCCGGCGGTCCGCATGAACTGGTCCTGGTGGACGATGGCAGCAGGGATGGCACGCTGGAACTGCTCCGCGCCGCCGCGCGCGACGATTCCCGTATCACGGTGATCTCCCTTTCGCGGAATTTCGGCCACCAGGCGGCGCTCACCGCCGCGCTCGACCACGTCACAGGCGATGCGGCGGTTATTATGGACGGCGACCTGCAGGATCCCCCCGAATGCATTCCGCAACTGCTGGAGCGGTTTCACGCCGGCTACGACGTGGTGTACGCGCAGCGCGTCAAACGTAAAGAGCCGTTCTACCTGCGCTGGTGCTATGCGCTGTTTTACCGGCTGGCCGCGCAGGTCGCCGAGGTCGAGTTGCCGCTGGACGCCGGCGACTTCGGCCTCATGTCGCGTCGCGTCCTCGACCACCTGCGGCGATTGAGAGAACATCACCGGTACCTTCGAGGACTCCGGAGCTGGGTTGGCTTCCGTCAGATTGGCGTGAGCGTGGAGCGCGGCGAGCGCAACGCTGGCACCAGCAACTACACCGCATGGAAGCTATTCAAGCTCGCTTCCGATGGGCTGCTTGCGTTTTCCGTGGTGCCGATCCGGGCCGCCGCTCTGCTCGGCGGAGTCGCAGTCGCACTGGCAGTGCTGTTCACGCTCTACAACGTGGTGGCGAGACTTGCAACCTGGCAGGTACCGCGTGGATTTACCGCGTTGACCGTGCTGATCACATTTCTCTCGGGCGTAAACCTGGTTTTTCTCGGCATTATCGGCGAGTATGTAGGCCGCATCTACGAGGAAGTGAAAGCGCGTCCGATTTACGTGGTTTCCGAACTGATCAGCTCCGCGCTGCAGGTTGCGCGGGCTGCTGGACAGTCCTCCTGA
- a CDS encoding glycosyltransferase family 39 protein, with translation MRDWANRVRLGNSLVLMVLVGLALRLALIVWLRYYDFPSAYSLLAPPHFHFEFGYETGAVAYSLATGHGFSSPFGGSTGPTAWLAPLYPAMCALVFKGFGCFTFASGVVILLINSAFSALTCIPICRIGELTVGRKVGYWSGWIWATGVIFMRWPTTWVWEMSASALLISVLFLQSLQLGKQASGKRWAGFGLLWGIAALTNPTLLAFLPAAGLYPTFKLWRRHERWFSHAAVSAVVFAVVISPWLIRNRVVLGTWVFIRDNAPFELSLGNYHGSNGTGWFGKHPTQNKWEYANYKRMGELAYVASKKHLVITFVKQYPREFAGLCATRVEAFWTGTALDYEHPLIEPWRPWVYWPLSALMLAGLIVAVAWRVDGGWLYFWLLLLYPITYYLMFAQPRYRHAIEPEMLLLGTYFAYSALQELRKRFPVKQQSRVELQPALVDAD, from the coding sequence ATGCGTGACTGGGCAAATCGTGTCCGTCTGGGCAATTCCCTGGTGTTGATGGTACTGGTTGGGTTGGCGCTGCGTTTGGCCCTGATCGTCTGGCTGCGCTATTACGACTTCCCTAGTGCGTACAGTCTGCTTGCGCCTCCTCATTTCCATTTTGAGTTTGGATATGAAACCGGCGCCGTCGCATATTCGCTAGCGACAGGACACGGCTTCTCGTCTCCCTTTGGCGGCTCGACGGGTCCCACGGCTTGGCTGGCGCCCCTCTACCCTGCCATGTGCGCCCTTGTATTCAAGGGGTTCGGCTGCTTCACGTTTGCATCTGGCGTGGTAATTCTGCTGATCAATAGTGCTTTTTCCGCCCTCACCTGCATTCCCATCTGCCGCATCGGCGAACTGACGGTCGGCCGCAAGGTGGGCTATTGGTCTGGCTGGATCTGGGCAACGGGCGTTATCTTCATGCGTTGGCCCACCACTTGGGTCTGGGAGATGAGTGCGTCCGCGCTCCTGATCAGCGTCCTTTTCTTGCAGTCGCTGCAGCTTGGAAAACAGGCCAGCGGGAAGCGCTGGGCTGGTTTCGGCCTGCTGTGGGGAATCGCAGCGCTCACCAATCCCACTTTATTGGCATTCCTTCCAGCCGCCGGACTGTATCCCACCTTCAAGTTGTGGCGCCGTCATGAACGCTGGTTTAGCCACGCGGCGGTGTCAGCCGTCGTGTTCGCAGTTGTGATTTCGCCATGGCTGATCAGGAATCGGGTCGTATTGGGTACCTGGGTATTCATTCGCGATAATGCCCCATTCGAACTCTCACTCGGCAATTATCACGGGAGCAACGGCACGGGTTGGTTCGGCAAGCATCCGACTCAGAACAAGTGGGAATATGCCAATTACAAGAGGATGGGAGAACTCGCCTACGTGGCCAGCAAAAAGCACCTGGTCATCACTTTCGTGAAGCAGTACCCGCGGGAATTTGCGGGCCTTTGCGCCACTCGAGTCGAAGCGTTCTGGACGGGAACGGCGTTGGACTACGAACACCCGCTCATCGAGCCTTGGCGGCCGTGGGTTTATTGGCCTTTATCCGCATTGATGCTGGCCGGGCTAATCGTGGCCGTAGCATGGCGCGTGGACGGTGGTTGGCTCTATTTCTGGCTGTTGCTGCTGTATCCAATTACCTACTACCTCATGTTTGCCCAGCCGCGTTATCGTCACGCCATCGAGCCGGAAATGCTCCTGCTCGGTACTTACTTCGCGTATTCAGCGCTGCAGGAGCTGAGGAAGCGATTTCCGGTCAAGCAACAATCGCGGGTGGAATTGCAGCCTGCTTTGGTTGATGCCGACTGA
- a CDS encoding prepilin-type N-terminal cleavage/methylation domain-containing protein encodes MRKQKGFSLIELLIVVAIILIIAAIAIPNLLRSRIAANEASAVGSIRTINTAEVTYASTYPNMGFGGLPQLGPSADGTVTSAAGGLIDSVLASSVKSGYVFAVVTGTASGGVVPSYAVNGDPQNSQTGQRHFCSDQSGVIRYDVATKITSTGDTGCTTGSPLQ; translated from the coding sequence ATGCGCAAACAAAAAGGTTTCTCACTGATCGAACTGCTGATTGTGGTGGCGATCATTCTGATCATCGCCGCCATCGCCATCCCGAACCTGCTGCGCTCGCGCATCGCCGCGAACGAAGCTTCGGCGGTCGGTTCGATCCGCACCATCAACACTGCGGAAGTCACCTATGCTTCTACCTACCCGAACATGGGCTTTGGAGGTTTGCCGCAGTTGGGACCATCAGCCGACGGCACCGTCACCTCCGCCGCCGGCGGCTTGATTGACTCGGTGTTGGCTTCGAGCGTCAAGAGCGGCTATGTATTCGCCGTGGTCACCGGCACCGCCTCCGGTGGTGTGGTTCCCAGTTACGCGGTCAACGGCGACCCGCAGAATTCCCAGACCGGTCAGCGGCACTTCTGCTCTGATCAGTCGGGCGTGATCCGCTACGATGTCGCTACAAAGATTACCTCGACGGGAGACACGGGCTGTACCACTGGCTCCCCGCTGCAGTAG
- a CDS encoding tetratricopeptide repeat protein: MSTPLLLGIVLAATFLVYVGTLQFEFVYDDLGQIVANPAVQSWKYFPLYFRANVWMQQLAVGNYYRPLFLGWLLMNHTLFGLHPALWHLTTVLAHLGVTALVFVLALRLTRDRRTAIVTALLFGLHPVHLEAVAWISGVTEPLMALLLIPAFLAYLNWRERGRRAQWLVAALALYALALLSKETAVVLPALVFACEWLYAPGEERWSARLRASLMAAAPFVLVTGAYLLARAQALHGVAHKTVNLPGNTALLTIPSALWWYVRLMMAPIGLSVFYDTPYVTRVSMRYFVWPLIGVVLALGVLVWWWRRSKSPLVAFASLWVLLPILPLLNLTVLPMGDFIHDRYLYLPSVGWAMLVAMALAQLDTRQILGRPAGQVAALGLASVMAFATVAQSVPWANDLLLYYHGMAVAPNNDLPRNKLAASLVLRGMYNEGIKLYEVVLADDPDYWYANYRMGYAQYMIGRYPEAERYLARATELHGTPDEFYYLGLAQEKQGKLDGAQAALEQALKLDPSHSQAQRQLAELRQRTHGERH; the protein is encoded by the coding sequence TTGTCCACACCTCTGCTTTTGGGAATTGTGCTGGCCGCAACCTTCCTTGTATATGTCGGGACACTGCAGTTCGAATTTGTGTATGACGATCTGGGGCAGATCGTAGCCAATCCCGCGGTCCAGAGCTGGAAATATTTCCCGTTGTACTTCCGGGCCAACGTGTGGATGCAGCAACTGGCGGTCGGAAACTACTACCGGCCGCTGTTCCTTGGCTGGCTGTTGATGAACCACACCCTGTTCGGCCTGCATCCGGCGCTGTGGCACCTGACGACGGTGCTGGCGCACCTGGGAGTTACGGCGCTGGTCTTTGTGCTGGCGCTGCGGCTCACCCGCGACCGGCGGACCGCGATCGTCACCGCCTTGTTGTTCGGTTTGCATCCGGTGCATCTGGAGGCGGTGGCGTGGATCTCGGGCGTAACCGAGCCGTTGATGGCACTGTTGTTGATTCCGGCGTTTCTTGCCTACCTGAATTGGCGTGAGCGCGGGCGGCGTGCGCAGTGGTTGGTAGCGGCGCTGGCGCTGTACGCGCTGGCGTTGCTGTCGAAAGAGACGGCGGTGGTCCTGCCGGCGCTGGTATTCGCCTGCGAATGGCTGTATGCGCCCGGGGAGGAGCGGTGGAGCGCACGGCTGCGGGCATCGTTGATGGCGGCGGCGCCGTTTGTGCTGGTGACCGGGGCCTACCTGCTGGCGCGGGCGCAGGCGCTGCACGGGGTTGCGCACAAGACGGTCAACCTGCCGGGAAACACGGCGCTGCTGACCATCCCGTCGGCGTTGTGGTGGTACGTACGGCTGATGATGGCGCCCATCGGGCTGAGCGTGTTCTACGACACGCCGTATGTCACGCGCGTCAGCATGAGGTATTTCGTGTGGCCGCTGATCGGGGTAGTACTGGCCCTCGGAGTGCTGGTGTGGTGGTGGCGGAGATCGAAGTCGCCGCTGGTGGCGTTCGCGTCGTTGTGGGTGCTGCTGCCGATCCTTCCGCTGCTCAACCTGACGGTGCTGCCGATGGGCGACTTCATCCATGACCGGTACCTGTACCTGCCGTCGGTCGGGTGGGCGATGCTGGTGGCGATGGCGCTGGCGCAACTGGACACGCGGCAGATTTTGGGACGGCCTGCAGGACAGGTGGCGGCGTTGGGGCTGGCGTCGGTGATGGCGTTCGCCACGGTGGCGCAAAGCGTGCCATGGGCCAACGACCTGCTGCTCTATTATCACGGCATGGCGGTGGCGCCGAACAATGATCTGCCGCGCAATAAGTTGGCGGCGTCGCTGGTGCTGCGCGGCATGTACAACGAGGGAATCAAGCTGTACGAGGTGGTGCTGGCCGACGATCCCGATTACTGGTACGCGAATTACCGCATGGGTTACGCGCAGTACATGATCGGGCGCTATCCGGAGGCGGAGCGCTATCTGGCGCGTGCCACTGAACTGCACGGCACGCCTGATGAGTTTTATTACCTTGGCCTGGCACAGGAGAAGCAGGGCAAGTTGGATGGCGCCCAGGCCGCGCTGGAGCAGGCCCTCAAACTCGATCCCAGCCATTCCCAAGCGCAGCGGCAACTGGCCGAACTCCGCCAGAGGACCCATGGCGAGCGTCACTGA